Proteins from one Euzebyales bacterium genomic window:
- a CDS encoding homogentisate phytyltransferase, producing MNSSMGLGVVLVRGRRRVPPPPARMTARIGPTVTDGGDELRIVCAVAARGRMVPVLGTLLAFSRPHTIIGTTLSVVAIAVLASLQTGISPGAGQVLAVLVGSVATNVFIVGLNQVTDVEIDRVNKPWLPIASGALSMRTARRLVWASLALAVGLGLVAGPWALGAFLLGVAVGAVYSLPPLRLKRFALWAALSIAGVRGLVVNLLLFVHFVTVAGAPADLPPVIVALTAIVLALSLAIAWFKDIPDMDGDRRFRVSTLTLRLGPRRVLTLGLVVLAFAYGGIIVAGLVGVPGLHGGVLALAHVAALAVLVGASLRVDLADRPSVARFYLVVWALFYAEYLVFPAAGLLA from the coding sequence ATGAACTCGAGCATGGGCTTGGGGGTGGTGTTGGTGAGGGGACGGAGGCGCGTGCCGCCGCCGCCCGCCAGGATGACTGCTCGCATCGGCCCCACCGTAACGGACGGCGGGGACGAGCTCCGCATCGTGTGCGCGGTGGCAGCGCGCGGCAGGATGGTCCCGGTCTTGGGAACCCTCCTGGCGTTCAGCCGCCCGCACACGATCATCGGCACCACCCTCTCGGTGGTGGCGATCGCGGTGCTCGCGTCACTGCAGACCGGGATCTCACCCGGCGCGGGCCAGGTGCTCGCCGTGCTCGTCGGCAGCGTCGCAACCAACGTGTTCATCGTCGGGCTCAACCAGGTGACCGACGTCGAGATCGACCGCGTCAACAAGCCGTGGCTGCCGATCGCCTCCGGCGCGCTGTCGATGCGGACAGCCCGGCGGCTGGTGTGGGCGTCGCTGGCGCTGGCGGTCGGCCTCGGCCTGGTCGCCGGGCCGTGGGCGCTGGGGGCGTTCCTGCTCGGCGTCGCGGTTGGCGCCGTCTACTCGCTGCCGCCCCTGCGGCTGAAGCGCTTCGCGCTGTGGGCGGCGTTGTCGATCGCGGGAGTGCGCGGGCTGGTCGTCAACCTGCTGCTGTTCGTGCACTTCGTCACGGTCGCCGGGGCGCCCGCGGACCTGCCGCCGGTCATCGTCGCACTGACCGCGATCGTGCTGGCGCTGAGCTTGGCGATCGCCTGGTTCAAGGACATCCCCGACATGGACGGCGACCGCCGCTTCCGGGTCAGCACGCTGACGCTGCGCCTGGGTCCCCGCCGCGTGCTGACGCTCGGGTTGGTGGTGCTGGCGTTCGCGTACGGCGGCATCATCGTGGCCGGGCTCGTGGGTGTGCCGGGCCTGCACGGCGGCGTGCTGGCGCTGGCGCACGTGGCGGCGCTGGCCGTCCTGGTGGGTGCCAGCCTGCGGGTGGACCTGGCCGACCGCCCGTCGGTGGCACGCTTCTACCTGGTGGTGTGGGCGCTGTTCTACGCCGAGTACCTCGTGTTCCCGGCAGCGGGACTGTTGGCCTGA
- a CDS encoding NDP-sugar synthase, giving the protein MRAVILAGGGGTRLRPLTNTTPKPMLEFMGRPYAIGLLRRLADVGVDHLDLLVGQATDAFAPLVEAGRGLGVAVDVLTEERPLDTAGAARRLLRGAGEADVIVCNGDVLTDLDYADLVKHHREAGAVATIALTRVEDTSSFGVIERDDDGRIRAFIEKPPPGTTDVDTVNAGTYVLDAAAFDPFPGDGPLSFERDVFPGLLRAGALLRGVAYDVHWQDLGTPQRFRDGHRAVLERRCAWPVPAALEWRADGVAVHRTATVDADATLIAPVVVGPGATVGRDALLAGAIVLAGVRIGDGATVTDSIVGPGTRIAGGVEVGPRAVLVADGV; this is encoded by the coding sequence ATGCGAGCAGTCATCCTGGCGGGCGGCGGCGGCACGCGCCTCCGTCCCCTCACCAACACCACCCCCAAGCCCATGCTCGAGTTCATGGGCCGGCCCTACGCGATCGGCCTGCTGCGCCGGCTGGCCGACGTCGGCGTCGACCACCTCGACCTCTTGGTCGGCCAGGCGACCGACGCCTTCGCGCCGCTGGTCGAGGCCGGTCGCGGCCTCGGTGTCGCCGTCGACGTCCTGACCGAGGAACGGCCACTGGACACCGCCGGTGCCGCTCGCCGACTGCTGCGGGGCGCAGGTGAGGCCGACGTCATCGTGTGCAACGGCGACGTGCTGACCGACCTCGACTACGCGGACCTCGTCAAGCACCACCGCGAGGCCGGCGCCGTCGCGACGATCGCCCTGACGCGGGTGGAGGACACCTCGAGCTTCGGCGTGATCGAACGCGACGATGACGGGCGCATCCGGGCGTTCATCGAGAAGCCCCCACCGGGCACGACCGACGTCGACACCGTCAACGCGGGCACCTACGTGCTCGACGCCGCGGCGTTCGACCCGTTCCCCGGCGACGGCCCGCTGTCGTTCGAGCGCGATGTCTTCCCCGGGCTGCTGCGTGCCGGCGCGCTGCTCCGCGGCGTGGCGTACGACGTCCACTGGCAGGACCTCGGCACACCGCAGCGGTTCCGTGACGGCCACCGGGCGGTGCTCGAGCGCCGTTGCGCCTGGCCCGTGCCGGCCGCGCTCGAATGGAGGGCGGACGGTGTCGCGGTGCACCGCACGGCGACCGTCGACGCCGACGCGACGCTGATCGCCCCGGTCGTCGTGGGTCCCGGCGCGACCGTCGGACGCGACGCGCTCCTGGCAGGCGCCATCGTGCTGGCGGGCGTCCGCATCGGCGACGGCGCCACGGTCACCGACAGCATCGTCGGGCCGGGGACCCGGATCGCCGGCGGTGTCGAGGTCGGCCCCCGCGCCGTGCTG
- a CDS encoding YciI family protein, translating to MKYLLLIAEEEGLRAGWSEEDQQADMQRWFDYTNELQESGDFVDGRALTDSTAATTVRVQGGETLTTDGPFAETKEVINGYYLVDVDDLDAAIAWAAKIPTFGAVEVRPVIEFDMSEA from the coding sequence ATGAAGTACCTGTTGCTCATCGCCGAGGAGGAGGGCCTGCGCGCGGGGTGGTCCGAGGAGGACCAGCAGGCGGACATGCAGCGGTGGTTCGACTACACCAACGAGCTGCAGGAGTCCGGCGACTTCGTCGACGGGCGGGCGCTGACCGACTCGACGGCAGCGACGACGGTGCGGGTCCAGGGCGGCGAGACGCTGACCACCGACGGCCCCTTCGCCGAGACCAAGGAGGTCATCAACGGCTACTACCTGGTCGACGTCGACGACCTCGACGCGGCCATCGCCTGGGCGGCGAAGATCCCGACCTTCGGCGCGGTCGAGGTGCGGCCGGTGATCGAGTTCGACATGTCCGAGGCGTAG